One genomic region from Leptospira tipperaryensis encodes:
- a CDS encoding carboxymuconolactone decarboxylase family protein — protein sequence METRLNYAKVYPESLQAMMKMEEFAKQGGIDPILYELVKIRSSQINGCAFCINMHTADLRAMGEAEKRIYLLDAWREASFYTEKEKAALELTEKITKISEEGVPDETYERVRKHFGEKEFVALVILINTINAWNRIAISTRMHAN from the coding sequence ATGGAAACAAGATTGAATTACGCAAAAGTGTATCCGGAATCACTGCAAGCGATGATGAAGATGGAAGAATTTGCAAAACAAGGCGGGATCGATCCCATTCTCTACGAGCTCGTCAAGATTCGCTCTTCTCAAATCAACGGTTGCGCTTTTTGTATCAACATGCACACTGCGGATCTAAGAGCCATGGGTGAGGCGGAAAAAAGAATCTATCTTTTAGACGCGTGGAGAGAAGCGAGCTTTTATACGGAAAAAGAAAAGGCGGCTCTCGAACTGACTGAAAAGATAACAAAAATTTCGGAAGAAGGTGTTCCCGATGAAACCTACGAACGTGTGAGAAAACATTTCGGCGAAAAAGAATTCGTAGCGCTCGTGATTCTGATCAACACCATAAACGCTTGGAATCGAATCGCAATTTCAACAAGAATGCACGCAAACTAA
- a CDS encoding TetR/AcrR family transcriptional regulator, producing the protein MLDLNSKTRRLNGKDGKASTRSRAPLQERSQQRVAIVLETAEKILEKIGPEETSIPEIAKVSGIPRASIYQFFPDKYALFTHLAEKHLTKVGEILVAKGAKNSKIHWEKLVGVLVNAASDYYDSTPVASMLVLGGPFSRNAYLAQEITIEHIGAGVRVQLANLNTPLILPKKPDVATLGVEIAFACMKRGYYQENRISKMMREQAANAVISYFQNWIK; encoded by the coding sequence ATGTTAGACCTAAATTCAAAAACAAGACGTTTGAACGGTAAGGATGGAAAGGCTTCTACAAGATCCAGAGCTCCTCTTCAGGAACGTTCTCAACAAAGAGTCGCGATCGTTTTAGAAACCGCTGAGAAGATTCTCGAAAAGATCGGTCCCGAAGAAACTTCGATCCCTGAAATTGCAAAGGTTTCGGGAATACCGAGAGCCAGTATCTATCAATTCTTTCCAGACAAATATGCCCTATTTACCCATCTTGCGGAAAAACATCTTACGAAGGTCGGAGAGATCTTGGTCGCAAAGGGAGCTAAGAATTCCAAAATTCATTGGGAAAAATTAGTCGGGGTCTTGGTTAACGCCGCATCCGATTATTACGATTCAACTCCGGTCGCCAGCATGCTCGTGTTAGGCGGTCCATTTAGCAGAAACGCCTATCTCGCGCAAGAGATTACGATCGAACATATCGGCGCCGGTGTTCGTGTTCAACTGGCAAATCTCAATACACCTTTGATTCTTCCAAAAAAACCGGATGTCGCGACTCTCGGCGTCGAGATCGCATTTGCTTGTATGAAAAGAGGTTACTATCAGGAGAATCGAATCTCAAAGATGATGAGAGAACAGGCGGCGAATGCCGTGATCTCCTACTTTCAGAATTGGATAAAATAA